The region TTTTCGGCAACAAAGAGATGCGAATTCTCATGCTCGGGCTGGACGCGGCGGGCAAAACAAGTAAGCAGGCCGCTAGCCGGCGATCGACATTACAAGGTGCAAGAACTAATTTACTCCCCAATTCTCGCAGCGATCCTGTACAGACTCAAACTAGGGCAATCGGTTACAACGATACCCACTGTGGGCTTCAATGTCGAAACTGTGACGTATCGGAATGTTAAGTTCAATGTGTGGGACGTTGGTGGGCAGGATAAAATTCGACCGCTCTGGAGGCACTACTACACAGGTAATCATTTATTCCGGGGAAAAAAAGCTAACAAAGTTCTGAATTGTACAAAATTAACAAACTGTTGGTCTGCAGGTACACAGGGTCTTATTTTCGTAGTGGACTGTGCGGATCGAGATCGAATAGACGAAGCCCGCACGGAACTGCATAGGATAATTAACGATAGAGAGATGCGGGACGCCATCATACTGATATTTGCTAACAAACAGGATCTTCCTGATGGTAATTATTATCGGACAAGTCCACAGGGATTCAAAATTCAACATTCACATCCCATCCTGTATTGTGTCTTTCAGCAATGAAACCCCATGAAATCCAGGAAAAACTAGGCTTAACTAGAATAAGAGATCGCAATTGGTATGTCCAACCATCATGTGCCACAACCGGCGATGGCCTATCTGAGGGCCTCACGTGGTTAACGTCTAACCATAAGTTATGAGAATCATAATCCAgattttgtatatgtataatggCATGTATTATTCGAAgcgaagcaaaagcaaaaatattctattttatttatacaacaaaacaaaagaaaaacataacGCAAGCGCATAGTTAAAAGCCCAATAATGAACGTACATAAATTAAAGAAATGTTGAAGCTGGTACACAGAAGTcagatagatatatatatatatatatagtgattatatatacatactctCAATTAACCACCCAATATTCTCACTAGTAAAATACACATACGAATAAACGAAgcatcaaaaaataaaaaggcaAATCATAAATATGCGTAAATTAAATGCGTAAAGTACAGAGACAAAAGCAGAACAACAGAAACTAGAGTTAAGTAAGTTTTTCTTGTAAATTATATTGAGACATGTAAGCAATAAGTTGAAAGCTGTTTATTGCAACTGTTACTATATGACTTGAACGAGGGGAACGAGtcttaaataaaaattgtaaataaatattcaaattaaagCCCATACAAGCatcaaacaacaaataaaacaaaacaccGATCAATTGAACAAACCCATagatttataaattaattgaaatataaaaaaatagtCACGGTGCCTTCCTCAAACGTCTAAGTGTGTCAGTCCTCGATCCTTACcgtttccgttccgttcctctCTTACAGAACGATGTGCAGTATGGGAAATGTATCCTATTTTCTAGACTAACTTCCACGAGTCAACGGTTCAGTGTCAGATGCAGTGGGTTTGTATTGTTTATCCATTTGGAAACGCAAACATGCCATGTCCAAGTCCAGGCCGACAATTGCCAGCAAGGGGAGGAAAGCGTACTAGTATCTGAGCCTGAAGGGTCAAACAAGGCGTTCAGTAATTGCTCTTTGTTTCCCATGACTACCTCTCAAAGTTGAtgtatttattgaaatttacCTGATATtacatttatgtatgtgtatgtacacacGCCTTTTTAAAATCCTTTAAAGCCCTTTGGCTGCTTTGTGACTTTTTAATTGATAGCAGTGCATATTTACTTGGAAATATACTTTTATTTGGTTAATAGATGACGAGAAGAATTAAACCAAGCCTTGGTAGTGGGGTATTCCTACTCCTACTCAAACTTAAATTTCATAATACAAGAAGAAGGGCATTTTGTGAATTTCTGAAACGAAATTAGAGAGctttcttttaattaattgagATGAGAAGTCGGTCAGCAAAATAATAGTTGTGTTAAATGGGAATAAAATCTATGCTTGCACGGAAAAATCTGTAGAAAACCCACTAACTTAAGTTCTTATAGTCTTCGACAGAAATGTTACTATTTTAGATGAAAAATGTCtacttaaaaaaataaaataaaataaaagtaaaagatGCATTTCAGATACGcattaaagaaataaatattagGGTCCAGATAGTCCATAGCTGAAGATCTAGCTGCAATGTTAATGATTTAACCTAAAATAatgaatataatatttaaatttaatttccaaaTATTCATTGcgtttttcaattgaattttaatggtTTATACGTAGCAACGGCGAAAAGAGTTTCCATCtattatacccggtactcgaaaAGTACAGGTGTGTAAAAGCCAAACGAAAGCATCTGTATGTgctcgtatgtatgtgtatatattcttaatcagTACCGGCTGACTGATTAGCCATCCGTTTGTACCTCTTCATTGACGCCTCGATTATCGAGATTATAGTGGAGGAGTAACCGGATTTTGTGTTTAGACTGGTGtgtttcaaatatttgccacaCCTCATTCCACCACTGCAAGCAGCTGAAAAGCTGGGATTAAGCCCCCTTGAGAATGTTTGGGGGATTTCGGAAAAAAAGATACGGAAACAGAAAACTTTCCCGAATCGTTGGAAACGGCACTGGTAGTTCCTTGGTGACAAGTATGCCCTGACGCCTATTTAGATGTCAATAAGTTTAAATTCGGCGCATAAAAATGTTAGCTATtatgaattttaaatatattattttaatgcTATGAATAATTCTGTGTGAATTTCTAGTGGAATATCAAAGTGCATTTAGTTAGTTCTAATTTTGCGAAAATAAAGTATGAAAATGGATCTTGAATATTAAATACTAATTGAACTTAAACCTTCGACAAGATATAGATTATACAACTGGCATGATAGGGGTTTACCTGTCCTAGAAAAAAAGTTTTAAGGTCGGTATTAAACTTCTTCAGGTGTAACCAGGCTAAGGCCTTCGTCCTATTGTCCAAGTCGTAAAACCTCAAAGTCTCTCTAACGTATTGAACTATCTAAAAAAAATCCTAGAAAATTGGAACAATCTCGAGGACGACAAtaattttaaacttttttatCGCGGTATTAGGCTTTtttgttaaacatttttaaggTCAGATTGGAAATGTCCATATGTAGtgtattttttagttttagtccCGCCTTGTTTGTCACACCTGGACTTTTCATTGATAAAAAGCGTAGATATAGAtaagatatttatatatttacatagctacatatatagatactgagtaccgggtatctTATTCTACAGAGAAGCTACTGACCTCTACATTAGTTTTAAATATCTGTAAATTACAACAGTTTGTCAAGACTTATCAAGTACTCTCTAACTTCACAGCCCCAATTCAAAGCGGACAAATTCAAAGAACTACTCCACGTGTGCTTTAATCTCCAGCACTACCATGTTCATGCTCTAATCTAGCGATTACAGAGGATTCCGAGAAAGTATTGCGACAGCAGACGAGAACCTGGGACTATGCTACTCCTGGTCCTGGGCGTACTTCTAATGATCTAGTATCAGCTCTGAGTCCGCACCTTCAATGACTCCACCCAGAAGCTCAAAATTTTCCTGTGAATAATTGAATTGCGAGTTTTGATTGATTAAATAAAGTgcacagccagccagcctgcACTGCCCGCCCTTGACTTGATGGAGACCGAGCCAAGGCACGaatatgtacacatacatacatacatatgtacgtatctATATTTGTATGTCCCTGCtcgcatgtgtatgtgtgtgttgtgtatGTATCAAATGTCAAGAACCAACCCTCCGActatgtctctctctttctgctttctcctctctctctttctctcttctctcgactctctctctcgctcgcacgCTCCTCCCTCCTGCAGTGTGGTGGGCGTGGCCATCGCGGCAAAGCGCTTTGACTTTTCAGAGTATAAACTTCTGCCAGCTGAATGTTGTATTCCGACATCTCATTTGTTACAAAGTTAATGTCGGCGCATTAAGCATACCAAAAGCTCCTCAGTGAAGTCGGGAGTTCAAAACTCTCCCTTCCAGATCCCCACAAACCCCCTCAAAAACTGGGGGCAGCCACCCAGTAGCAGCAACCTTTATTGATTATTGGATCAGTGGACTTTCggactttttttgtttagccTTTTCGTTTCGAGCCTTTGAGGTAATGCGAAATTCTATTCAGTACTTTGGATTTCGAGAGTTTCCTTTGTTcgtatgcatacatatatgatataCTCACATATGTAAACTTAGATGTATGCACAGTTATCTATCGGATAAATGCATATCGACGTACTAATACCCTTTATCTCGAACCGAATGGTTCGAATGGTATTCACTTCACTCAATACTTAGGAGGTAATTAGTTCCTCCTTTgtaacacacagatacacacatacgTTCATAAGTTTAAACACCAATATGTGTGCAAATTCTCATACTTTTGGGTTCGTAGACAGCCACACATCCCGATCACATCCAATAGCCATAAGAAGAAACAGTTTACCCTCAAATGCAATTACAGTTGAGTGGGAAGACCCTCGACAGTGGGGGCAACAGTGAGGGCGGAAAGTTCGGCGGGAAGGTGTCGTCCGCTGTGGCCCGTTGGAAGAGGGCAGAAGGCATGGCAAATCCAAAGGCACCAGCATCACCCAGGtattataaaacaaaaacaaaatgtcaaAGCCCAAGACGATTATACGAGCGCAAGCCGCGCAGCTGCGTCACACCAACAGTGCTGCCTGTCTAGTGGTTTTCCCACTAGATATATTGGTTACtgaatttatacaaaaatgtaGAGCATTCCATTGAAGATATCTTTTGAGAATCGATCCCAAAGGATCCGAATAAATTTGTCCATTTGGTATCTTCATTTGACCAAAAACTGTCTAGCTTTAAAGGAAGTAAGCTAATCGCTATGATCATGAttcgaaatatttttgaaGGGAGTTAAGTTGTTGCACTAACTAATTAAGGACTATGCCTACACATGCATAGTCGCCGTTCATTTGAGCACATATTCAAACAAACTCTGGGATCTATTTcgttagtttttatttttaattgtttattaagCCAAATCTAGTGAGCTTTAATGGACAAGGCCTGGCAGCACTGACTCTCACTGTAGGAGTGATTCTGCGAGTGCGAGGGTGACTGTGAGTGGGGCCTGCCATGGCTCCATTGCTCTCCTTCCTTCTTCCTCTAATCGCTTAGTCATGATGGCGGCGTTCTCTGTTTCAGTGTGagcgtgcgtgcgtgtgtgtgtgtgtgtgcgcagaGAGCGCAGAGCCGGGTGTTTATTGGAGATTGCGATTGTGGCTTGGCTTACATACAACAACAGAGCGTCGGATGCCACAGTATCAAGAAGGAACGAATCAAAGCAAGCCAGCAAGCCAGCAAGCAAATGCGCCACCAGAGTTGCCACTAAAAGTCTTCCTCCTCGGCCCTCGGAGTGGGCGACAGTTGGGGGTTGGGTTGCGGGTGCGGTTATCCTTGCCAttcttgttgcttttgctgcttgctgctacGCTCGCtgctcgatgctcgatgctcgCTGCTCGATGCTCTCTGCTCTTAGCAGGGGTATGTATGGTATGGTccttgctggtggtggtgtgcTTTTTGTTCTCActgcactcacactcacacacacagagagacattCATATGAACGAACGCCCGCCCTGTGCCCACTCACCGACCACGGATTATATCTACAGATTTTTTCCTATTTCGGGgttggctggatggctggttGGCTGCTTGACTGCTGGAGTGGACACATCACTGTTTAGCTCCTGTCATGGTTTTATGATAAATCTGAAATCGTACATCGAGACGTTAACATCATCGTCGCTGCATCGTCGCTCTCGTAGCCgtctccgctccgctccgttGTCAGTGCCGTCGGATCAGCGCGGTACGGTTTCTATCCGCCTCAGAATCAGGAgcccagttccagttccagtgtCCGTTTCAGTTTCGTTGCCGGAAATGCGGTTGCCGTCGTTAGAAGTGTAGGATGGAGCCTACTACGTCGAAAGTCAAAATACGAGTACACTTCTTTAACGTTTAATCGATTGACGTGCTAAAATATTAACTAGTGTTCTATTCAATTCAACGTCGTGCTtagatataaaaaaatatctcCCGTAACATCTCGATATGAATAAGGACGAAAGTCTATCGGAAACCCGCCCCGAATCCCAAGGTAATTCCAGTTTTCCTGTGTACCGTGAGCAAAGCAATCAAATTCCACCGAATGGTTACTTTTTCAATATCCACGAAGAAACCAAATTGGTTTTGTGTCGATTTTTGTGATTGGAAGTTcctttttaaattcaaataaagaaaacaaaaggtTTATGAAAAGTTCCGATAAACCAATAGTATAAAAACTTATACTCTTGCTCGCCATCAATAGTAGAGTTCTTCtttatataaatacaatatatacacagtGCCATGTCCCTCTTCACCAATTTAAATCCGCTCGTAAACCTCTGTTTGAAGATCGATTAAACTTTATTAGTATGCATTTTGCTAACAAAAAGTTTTCTGTAAAATTGTTATTGTATTTCCTCCGATTTTGGTCAGTAGATAAAGATTTAACACTACATTCTTATTTTTGAGATGATGtgattattgtttatttttattgcattattaTGACTATTATTGAGCACATAAATTTGCTATATTCGGAACTCAGAACACAAGTGGACTCGTCAAGGTTCTCCTAGATCCTAGACCGACAAACATAGGCAATCttcgaggaggagaaggttATCTCCAGGTTCCTCTTGTACTTGTAATCGTCCAGTTCAGAAAACACTTCCTAGAGCCGGAGACGGCCGAGAATCTGCTCCAGTTCATTCCGATCGTCTATATCTTTATTTATATATCAATAAATCAATTAGTGATCTTTAGTCTGGATACAATTTCCGATTTAGatattttattgttgctgaagattaACATATTAACAATAAAGAGAAATGTAGAAGGGGataagaaaacagaaaacagttTTACAAATTTGATGATTCGCGAtgattttaaatattacaTGCTATAGTTTTAAGGGATATTTCAGGGTATACGGAATGGTAGAGGGTATTATAATTATGACGAAGGACTCTAAGAGGATCATACGTAAGGTTAAACGGATAGGCCggaaagtacgggtaggtcctGACGGAACAACAAAGTCAGTCTGACCCAAAAGAGTTTTGGAGTCCACAATCCCGAGAAGGAGCATAAaaccattgcatattctgcgatgatGCAATGAAGATTGGCCTATAAGGGACCTATTGGGATCAGAGTCCCAGTTGATTttacaaaattatttttcaatagAATCCAATAAGACTTTGTTGcaatagagatagagagttaCTACAATATCGGACGAACCAATGAAAAGTACAGGTTTCGAGTGActtacgggtcgtcaaactgtTCTGGCCAAAGCTTGATAAAGGCTAAAACAACGGTCGGGAACGGGACGGACTCTGGATATAGCTTCCGAATCAGTAGTATAAGCTGTGGCCCATGTTGGACGAGTTCTGACTGTAATTATTATCCTATTGAGACGTATAGACGTTTAGGTTTCTCATATCGGAAACCcgttttttttaaaattgtattttattgacTATTCGAATGTAATGCAAAGGTCGGATCACAGCGACATTTTGATCAATATTATATATTAGACGACCAATAAATCGGTATTTTAAGCTGCTATCATGACCCTCCTCATAATGTAACTGCTAATGTAATATAATGAAATATAACAATAATCATAGAAAGAGGCACACGGACGGACGGCTTCTGGCCATTTTTAATATAAACCGTCACCCCGTTCGAGGAGATACATTATATCTTTTTTGTTAAAGCTACTTCCCTTTTGACTGCTTCTCATTGTAAGCATATAAACATTGTACTTGTTAAATGTGGAacctttttttaatataatttaattaaatcgtGGGAAAACACAAAAAGGAAACGGAGTAATTATGTTTTCACAAGCCATTTACTAAAGAACGTGATAATGCCCTTtacgtatttttttttttgcattttattgtgGTTTTTTTCTTACCTACAAACAAGTAGCACTTGGCATGTCTACTTCCTAATTCCTACTTTCTGCCGCCTTTGCAGATCAATTAGGTTGTTAATTTTTGCGGTTTTGAGGGTGTGCGTGGGGTGGGTACCCGGCTCCAAGACAGAGCACCGTTTCAGTCCGATCATTCTATTGGCAGCTTTATGTAGTAACCCGATCCCTCCAACTCCAACCCCCGCCAATGATCTGTCCGATCGGACTACTCATTCCGTTCAGAAATATTTATGTGCTACATTATTATGCATATTATGTATAGAACAATCgcagaaaactaatcaaatcaaatcgacTCCACAACCTTTCGATGGAATGCACGAATGGTCttgcaaattcaatttatgaTAATCACGAAATTGAATTAGACTCAAGTCAGGGCGCTAAAATTTCCAAATTCATACCACAGCCTGGGAGCGCTCTTAACACTTTTGTCAGGAGCACGCCAAAGTGAATTTCAACGAGCCCATAAAATTAACAAAGATGGAACGTCGGAAAATGCAAGCATATGACGCTAATCCCCGGGCATTAGACCGCAGCAGTGGCGTGCCAGTTGGTGGATGCCGGTCCATGGGCAGGTCCAGCGGCGACccaggccagggccagggccagggccagggactTGAAGCCAAGAAACCCAAACGGTCGGGCGCACAGCCAAGTGGCGAGAGTAACAAATGTGGCCTGGCATCGCCTCGTCGAGGGTTAAGTGCATCAAAAAATCAGTAAGGAAACTACAATCAAATTAGGGTGTGATGGCAAAACAATCGTCCCCTGAGGCAAATTTTGCGCACAGATTGCTCGGCACGAGTCGAGTCGATCTGAGACGAGGCCGAGTCGAGAGCCGTTTGGCTTAATGGCACCCTAATTGaatgtgtaaatatatttGCGGATTACAGGGCGTCAATGTCGCTACGCAGGGATAAGATCAGCAGGTCCCGGGCACCCATTtaccccctacccctaccaTCACCTAACCACATCCGAGAGAACTtgacaaattgaaatttaattcaaataaactACATAAGTGATTTTTTATTACTCGACCTTTGCAGAGCTGCACAGTCCGCAGCGCAACTGCTACACACCACCGCCAGCCCCGATGCACGGACAACCAACCCCACCGACAGTGGCAGCCTCATCTGGAGcccctccagctcctcccGTTTCTGCGGGGCGTCTCCTCAGCTGGAACCACagtgccgctgcagcagcagcagcagcagcggcggcggcggctgcggcggccaCCTCCAACCAGTCGGCGTCTTCGGCGGAACAGTCAACGATGTCCCGAATCAAAGGCCAGAACCTGGGACTCATCTGTGTGGTCTGCGGCGACACCAGCTCGGGCAAGCACTACGGGATCCTCGCCTGCAACGGCTGCTCCGGTTTTTTCAAGCGCAGCGTGAGGAGGAAGCTCATTTATCGGTAGGTAGCAAGCACTAAAGTCCGAAATCCGCCCATTCGCATAAAAACGTTGCAACATTTGTTAAAAGTGGGAGACTCTTGGATTGGGGTGgactgtgggctgtgggcctCTGTGCCATGAGGACCGTCTGGCGGATTACAAAACGCTTCCAAATTCATTACAATTATTCAAATCTTTAGGATTTGAGAGTCAACTTTTGAATGCGCCCTCGCAGATATCGTGGGTATCGTGGGCACAGTGCTGGGCATCATGTGCGAAGCGGCTGGTATGTTCTCCGCACTGAAGCTTAAAatgtaattgaatttaaagTGCTGATTTCGTTAAAAGATTTGGTTTTTTCCgctgttttttctttcgtttttcttcGCTGCGAATCATAAAACCCGACATGCCATACCCTGAGATGAGACAATCAATGCTAGGCCCTGCCTACCAAAAATTATGATACAGTAATGTATATTTGCTTTGCGGCTCCCAGAATGCACGGTAAATCACAAACGTCGAAATCTCTGTATCCTGGCGGTCCCCTGAGATTGATATGCGGGGCTTAAGCGCAAAACACTTGGCCAAATGTGACCCGCCCGACCAGAACCCAGTCCCCAGAACCCTCACAGATCCCAAAATCTTTGCCCACAGTCTGCCATCGGCCTAAGCCGAATCGCAACAAAGTCAAAAAGGGGGCGGGTTCTGCCCGGCTTTAAGCAAAATAGAGCAATGTTCTTGTTCTCCCCTGTGAGAGACCGAAGGGATGACTCGATACACTGACTGCTCGAATAGACCAACGGAGGGCTAGTGTATATTCTCTCCGACGTGACATGTTTTTCGATATTCGTTATAGTCAATCGGAGCCAGACCAAGGAGACCAAGGGGTGGTCGCTTCTATGTCGTCGTCTCTGGTGGTCTGGTCCCATTAAGTCGTTTTCAATTATAATCAATTGTTTCCAATCAGAACTTTCGAGCTTAGCTGAAGGAATTTCTTTTGGGAGGCTGGTGacaaaaattgtttgattAAATTGCAATCTGTAAcgttttcatttcaattgtcCTTAGAAACAAAATGATTTTTCCCATCAAGACCCGAAAGTTGATCTGATGCTCAAAATATaggatatatgtacaaatcTCTTGGCAAACATGACGTGTTTTTCTCACTCTTACTGAATTTTCTGATAGTTGGAAGTGAGTTGgctataaaatattattgtaCTTTTTTATAGACCATACAAATTGATTCAATCTTCATAATTTGTTTACGAAGACCAgctaatttgcataaaaatgtGTACATTTTAAGTGGATAGACTCGTAAGCATACGAATGGTATTTCCTGGATACATTTACTTAAGTGCTTTGTGAGTTAGCTGATATTAGCAGAGGCGCCAAAATACACATAAAATGGGATAAAAGTTGGAATTCGGTAGGAAATTGTCCATCTTTGAGTTTTGGCACGGGCTTAGAGTGCGAGGAGAGGCAGTGATGACTAGACACTAAGCTAAAGTGGTCCGACTGGCGACtggttggatggttggatggatggatggttgggtGGTGCTCTGCGGCACGGAGTCATACATAGTGGCTAACGGGCACAGCACATGGCCTCTCGGGCTTGATTTGATTATGTTCCACAAGTGCAAAGGGCAGAGGACCAGTAGGAGAGGCGGCGAACAAAGACCGAAAGGTCGATGGAAGAGAAGGTTGCGGATTGTGGGTAGTGGATGGATccttttgctgcctgctgACGAACTAAAGCACAGACTCTGAAGTGCTTTTGTCCTCCGTCTATTGGCGGCTGGCATTCCGGTCCGTTGACGTTAGTGTTAGTCTGCtcctttgtgttctgttcCGGTCGGATTTGACAAATGTTGCAATTTTTGACACAAGAAATCTCGTTATCTGCGGGAGGATAGGAGGCGAATAACTTAATTATGCCCGGCAACTGGTGCTTTCCTCGGTACTCTACTGTCTAATCGATGAATGCCTCTCTCACCCTCACGTACTTACTATATTTTGATTGCAGCTGCCAGGCGGGCACGGGACGCTGCATCGTCGACAAGGCGCATCGGAATCAATGCCAGGCCTGCAGGCTCAAGAAGTGCCTTCAAATGGGAATGAACAAGGACGGTAGGTTGCTGTCACTACTTCACTATTCTATTAACATCTATCAGCAGCACTCATCACCCATCGCTCTAATGAAGTGAAGCACGTTTAATTGGTCTtcaacagaacaaaacagaacagagcagaaccgCAAAAGCCTGTGCACACGTGCCCTGTTCCACTCTAAGTAAATATACACATCTCTGGTCTTCTGGTCTTCCACTTCCATACCCCTTTCACACGCTCTGCCAGCGGGAAGAGCAACTTCGGAGCACGCTTCCTCGGGGTGGGTACCCATGGGTCCCCGCGGGTCCCCGTCCCCTCCAGTGCGGGTGGGCCTTATTTACATATTGCTCACCCAATTGATTTGTTACCTGCTGCTTGTTGTCTTTGACAGATTTTGCGCAGCTTTAGAGCTGCCACTTGAGTGAACCCTCATTGATTATGTCGAATGAAAGTTTTGTCGCTTTGTTGCGAGGCAGACACGGATGCTGGGTCTGCTGTCTTTTACAAGGCGCTCCTCGTAACCACCCAAGTCGGAGGTTCGCcagaaattcaataaaatttcTCTCAATAGGTGGCTGTTGGTATCATCGTATACTGCAGTAACATCACTCTTTGTACACAGCTCgatatctttaaaaattatattttccaaaCTTCGATAACCAAACTAAAGTCGGTTGGGTTCCCCTCTACATAGTTCCATAAGGTATAACCAAGATATACCTGGTTTCTGCTGCAGGCATAAGCAGGCAAGGGCAGCGACTCTACTTTTATACCTTGCACTCAGTCAGTTAAAAAAGTAACTGATGTCACTTATACAATCTATTTATACGAAATTCTCGTAattcgtatatatgtatttatctcTCTGTCAAAAAGGGAGAAATGATGTGTTCGTTAATGCTACGGCAGTACCAGCAGCAtcgcgcacactgcacgatgaagagtgtgtgtgagagagagagagagagagagagggggaatgAGTAAGCACATGATAAGGTATAGTATATATTGGTTGtgctctatgattctgcgttatCTGTGTTCTCGTATCTTCGAGTTCCTCGGCTTCTTCTTTGAGATTGACTCAATCGGACTTCATTATTTCAAACATCTGATTTGGCACCCCACTATTCAAACTCTATTGTTGCTCCTTTCGTAATGTAGCCATAAATTATGCTTGGGATATGCAAAATACTCGTAGCCCCTGCCGATCCGCCATTATTAGCGAAGTAGTAGCTCTGTGGCAGCCTCATTGTGCGGTAAAATTGCATCAACAA is a window of Drosophila pseudoobscura strain MV-25-SWS-2005 chromosome 3, UCI_Dpse_MV25, whole genome shotgun sequence DNA encoding:
- the LOC26533892 gene encoding uncharacterized protein — translated: MQRPVPAWQLQSKYNNEISCVKNCNICQIRPEQNTKEQTNTNVNGPECQPPIDGGQKHFRVCALVRQQAAKGSIHYPQSATFSSIDLSVFVRRLSYWSSALCTCGT
- the Arf6 gene encoding ADP-ribosylation factor 6 — its product is MGKLLSKIFGNKEMRILMLGLDAAGKTTILYRLKLGQSVTTIPTVGFNVETVTYRNVKFNVWDVGGQDKIRPLWRHYYTGTQGLIFVVDCADRDRIDEARTELHRIINDREMRDAIILIFANKQDLPDAMKPHEIQEKLGLTRIRDRNWYVQPSCATTGDGLSEGLTWLTSNHKL